TACAAGGCGGTGGCCAAGCAGGTCGCCGATCCCGACGCGAAGGCGATGTTCCTCAAGCTGGCGTCCGACGAGACCCAACACATCCGCGACATCGACCAGCTCGCGACGCAGTGCGACACGGCGTACATCGAGGATCCGGACGGCTTGGTCGGGCAGTACCTTCGAGGTCTTGTCGACACGAGCGTCTTCCCGCCGCTCTCCGAGGTGCCGGCAGTCGCCGCGCCGGCCACGGGCGTCGGCCGGGCGATCGATATCGGTATCGGCGCCGAGAAGCGGGCGATGGAGTTCTACCTGCGGACCAAGGATGAGTGCGGCAGCGCCGAGGCGGCCAACGTGCTCAGTCGGCTCTACGCCCAGGAGGAACAGCACTTGAAGGCGCTCAACGCGCTGAGGAGAAACTACCCCTGAGTCCTGCAGCGAGAGGAGCATGGCGGTGGGCCGCGAGCTGATCCACACAACAATCCAGATCGAGTACCAGGGCCGCGACGCCGGTGTCTGCCGCGCCGTGGTCATGGAGGGCCACGAGGTCTCGCCACCGAGGCCGGGGCTCAACACGCACGTGCTCGAGGCGCGCGGGAACTACCTGGGCGACGAGTACGTTGTCCGTTCGAATGCGGGCGGCGTCGAGGGCGCCCTCGACGAGCTGAAGCGGCACATCGAATCGACGCTGTGAAGAAAAAGGATTTCCCGCGGAGATTGGATTCTGTTTTCTGCGAACTCCGCGCCTCTGCGAGAGATAGTCCGAGGACCATGGACAGAGTCATCTACGTTGACAACAACGCCACGACGACGGTGGCGCCTGAGGTTCTCGATGCGATGGTGCCGTTCTTCTGCGAGCGGTACGGCAACGCCTCGAGTATGCACGCCTTCGGCGGCACCGTGCGGCACGACCTCGACGCGGCGCGCGAGAAGGTGGCCATGCTGCTGGGCGCCACGCCCGGCGAGATCGTCTTCACGAGCTGCGGCACCGAGAGCGACAACACCGCCGTGATCGGCACGCTGCGCGCCAATCCGGACAGGCGCCACGTGCTCACCACGCGCGTCGAACACCCGGCCATCCGCAGCTTGTGCCAGTATCTCGCCAAGGCGCATTACGAGATCACCGAAGTCCCCGTAAACCGCCAGGGCGAGCTCGACGTGGAGTTTCTCGCCGACTCGATCCGGCCCGATACGGCCCTCGTCTCGGTTATGTGGGCCAACAACGAGACGGGCGTCATCTTCCCCATCGAGCAGGTCGCCGAGATCGCCCACGCCGCAGGCGCCGTGTTCCACACCGACGCCGTGCAGGCCGTCGGCAAGCTGCCGATCAACCTCGCCGAGAGCCGCATCGACCTGCTCAGCCTGTCAGGCCACAAGTTCCACGCGCCCAAAGGCATCGGTGCGCTCTATGTGCGGCGCGGCACCAAACTCACGCCGCTGCTCATCGGCGGCCACCAGGAGCACGGCCGGCGCGGCGGCACGGAGAACTCGGCGTCCATTGTCGGGCTCGGCACAGCGGCCGAGTTGGCGGCCGAGCGCATCGATGATGAGAACACGCGCGTCAAGGCGATGCGCGACCGGCTCGAACAGCGCATTCTCGAGTCGACGCCCGACTGTTTCGTCAACGGCGCTCGTGACGAGCGCTTGCCGAACACGACGAATATCAGCTTCGAGTACGTCGAGGGCGAGGCGATCCTCTTGCGGCTCGACGAGCTGGGCATCTGCGCCTCGTCGGGCTCGGCGTGCACGTCGGGCTCCCTTGAGCCGAGCCACGTCATGCGCGCCATGGGTGTGCCGTTCACGGCCGCGCACGGTTCGATCCGGTTCAGCCTCAGCGTCTATAACACCGGCGAGGAGATCGACTTCATCGCCGAGCACATCCCGCGCATTATTCAGGATCTCCGCGCGATCTCGCCCTACGGCGCCCGAGGAGAAGAGAGCAGACGAACGTAAAGAGGAGACACGAGCGCAGGAGGGCACTCGTTGTCCGCCCTGCGGTTTGTTGGCCATGATCAAGCAGATCAAGATATGCGGCGACCCGGTCCTGCGGGAGAAAAGCGATCCGATCGACAAGATCGACAGCTATGTCCGCCATCTCGTCGAGGACATGTTCGATACGATGGCCGTCGAACGCGGCGTCGGCTTGGCCGCCGTTCAGATCGGTGTGCCGCTGCGGCTGGTCCTCGTCGACACGGCGAAGTATGGCGGGAGCCGCCTCGTGCTCATCAACCCGAAGATCATC
The genomic region above belongs to Verrucomicrobiota bacterium and contains:
- a CDS encoding ferritin family protein; protein product: MTVGGHNAHEHLAIAREMEEEGLAFYKAVAKQVADPDAKAMFLKLASDETQHIRDIDQLATQCDTAYIEDPDGLVGQYLRGLVDTSVFPPLSEVPAVAAPATGVGRAIDIGIGAEKRAMEFYLRTKDECGSAEAANVLSRLYAQEEQHLKALNALRRNYP
- the nifS gene encoding cysteine desulfurase NifS; this translates as MDRVIYVDNNATTTVAPEVLDAMVPFFCERYGNASSMHAFGGTVRHDLDAAREKVAMLLGATPGEIVFTSCGTESDNTAVIGTLRANPDRRHVLTTRVEHPAIRSLCQYLAKAHYEITEVPVNRQGELDVEFLADSIRPDTALVSVMWANNETGVIFPIEQVAEIAHAAGAVFHTDAVQAVGKLPINLAESRIDLLSLSGHKFHAPKGIGALYVRRGTKLTPLLIGGHQEHGRRGGTENSASIVGLGTAAELAAERIDDENTRVKAMRDRLEQRILESTPDCFVNGARDERLPNTTNISFEYVEGEAILLRLDELGICASSGSACTSGSLEPSHVMRAMGVPFTAAHGSIRFSLSVYNTGEEIDFIAEHIPRIIQDLRAISPYGARGEESRRT